The Treponema succinifaciens DSM 2489 region ATGAAATGAATTCCTCTAAATAATTCTCTTGTAAATTTATGCGAATAATGCTATCCTTTCATACCATTTTAAATTAATTACGAAGGAAGGAATTTAATATGTTGTTTAATTCACTTTTGTTACAGGCAGCTGATCCTGCGGCTATGGGCGGCGGATTTGGAATGTTTTTGCCTCTCATTCTTATCATAGGAATCATGTACTTTTTTATGATTCGTCCGCAGAACAAAAAGCAGAAAGAACTTCAGAAAATGCTTGATGCGCTTCAGAAGGGCGACAAAGTAATTACAATCGGAGGAATCCATGGAACTGTCAGTTCTGTAAAAAAAGATTCAAATGTCGTTACAATAAGAGTTGATGAAAATACAAAAATAGAATTCAACCGCTCTGCAATTGCAACTGTTGTTTCTGATAAGCCTGCTGAAAAAACTGAAGAAAAGAAATCAGGAAAAAAGCAGAAAGAAGAACTAAAAGCCAGCACGGAAAACAAAGAGCCTGCTGCTTCAGAGGAAAAGAAAGATGAGTAAAAAAAGCCGGCTTTTTATGATTATTGCAGTGCTGGCTGTTTGCTTTGCCTTTTTGTGGCCGTCAATCAGCTGGTATGTACGCACTCCAAAAGAAGACAAGGTTCTTGCCTTGAGTTCTTTGGAAAATATAAAAAATTATTCAAGCTTCAGGGCTAATTCTGAAGTTAGAAAATTAGTTGATGCTGTAAAAGCAAATCCAGAAGCTCCTGTTCCAGAAGATAACCAGTGGCTTTTAAAGCAGGCAAAGATGAATTTCAAGGCTGCCGGAGAAAAAGCTCCTGCCGCCATCCTTTTGAAAGACGCTTTGAATTCTTTTGATTCAAAATCAGAGCTTGCTTCTTTTATCGAAGGAATTTATAGAAAAAAGATTCTTAAGACAAAAGACTATTATAAGAATTCTGTAAAACTTGG contains the following coding sequences:
- the yajC gene encoding preprotein translocase subunit YajC translates to MLFNSLLLQAADPAAMGGGFGMFLPLILIIGIMYFFMIRPQNKKQKELQKMLDALQKGDKVITIGGIHGTVSSVKKDSNVVTIRVDENTKIEFNRSAIATVVSDKPAEKTEEKKSGKKQKEELKASTENKEPAASEEKKDE